One genomic segment of Arcobacter lacus includes these proteins:
- the ligA gene encoding NAD-dependent DNA ligase LigA: MTKEEYDLNIEKLISWANAYYVFDNPIATDEEYDKLARLCLAYEQENPKLSHPNSPNKRVGGIVLDGFIKASHLSRMWSQEDVFNTQELEDWIKRASKVNTNLEFFCQPKFDGASLNLIYENGILKQAITRGDGTVGEDVTNNAKTIFSIPLEIEEKSLIEIRGEVVIKKADFEKINIERAKNGEQLFANPRNAAAGSLRQLDSNITAKRKLFFNVWGIGQNSLEHKKYSQIMEYIYSLGFERPQMQTLASNIEEIESLYHKFISIRNDFEMMLDGMVIKIDDIETQEELGYTVKFPRWSCAYKFPAVEKTTKLKAITLQVGRTGIITPVAEVEPTLIDGSTVSRATLHNFDEIERLDLKINDEVIIIKSGDIIPKITKVFFERRKGDEITISRPTSCPTCNSEVLDEGTMIKCQNLDCPSRVVNSIIYFASKNCMNIDGLGNKIVEQLFNEKKIYDILDIYSLKYEDLQDLEGFKEKKINNLLNAIENTKGSELHRVINALGIEHIGEVASKQICLEFSLDVINKDYDSLIALDGFGEQMANSFIEFMRVNKNLVEKLISIINPKVEIKKEVSENPFKNKIVVITGTMSKSRGEIKSMLEDLGAKVSSSVSKKTDYVIFGEDAGSKYDKAIELGVKLLTEEEMNLLLI; this comes from the coding sequence ATGACTAAAGAAGAGTACGATTTAAATATAGAAAAATTAATATCTTGGGCTAATGCTTATTATGTTTTTGATAATCCAATAGCAACTGATGAAGAGTATGACAAATTAGCAAGACTTTGTTTAGCTTATGAGCAAGAAAATCCAAAACTTTCTCATCCAAATTCACCAAATAAAAGAGTTGGTGGAATTGTTTTAGATGGATTTATAAAAGCTTCTCATCTTAGTCGTATGTGGAGTCAAGAAGATGTTTTTAATACGCAAGAACTTGAAGATTGGATAAAAAGAGCTTCAAAAGTAAATACAAATCTAGAGTTTTTTTGTCAACCTAAGTTTGATGGAGCTTCTTTAAATCTTATTTATGAAAATGGTATTCTAAAACAAGCTATTACAAGAGGTGATGGAACTGTTGGTGAAGATGTAACAAACAATGCAAAAACAATTTTTTCTATTCCACTTGAAATAGAAGAAAAATCTTTAATAGAGATTCGTGGTGAAGTTGTAATAAAAAAAGCAGATTTTGAAAAAATCAACATTGAAAGAGCAAAAAATGGTGAACAACTTTTTGCAAATCCTAGAAATGCCGCAGCTGGAAGTTTAAGACAACTTGATTCAAATATAACTGCAAAAAGAAAGCTATTTTTCAATGTTTGGGGAATTGGTCAAAATTCATTAGAACATAAAAAATATTCACAAATTATGGAATATATATACTCTTTAGGATTTGAAAGACCTCAAATGCAAACATTAGCTTCAAATATAGAAGAAATAGAAAGTTTATACCACAAATTTATCTCTATAAGAAATGATTTTGAAATGATGCTTGATGGAATGGTTATAAAAATAGATGATATAGAAACACAAGAAGAACTTGGTTATACAGTAAAATTTCCAAGATGGTCATGTGCTTATAAATTTCCAGCAGTTGAAAAAACAACAAAACTAAAAGCAATAACTTTACAAGTTGGTCGAACAGGAATTATAACTCCAGTAGCAGAAGTAGAACCAACACTAATTGACGGTTCAACTGTTAGCCGTGCAACATTACATAACTTTGATGAAATCGAAAGATTAGATTTAAAAATAAATGATGAAGTAATTATTATAAAAAGTGGAGATATCATCCCAAAAATCACAAAAGTATTTTTTGAGCGAAGAAAAGGAGATGAAATAACTATATCTCGCCCTACTTCATGTCCTACTTGTAATAGTGAAGTTTTAGATGAAGGAACGATGATAAAATGTCAAAATCTTGATTGTCCATCAAGAGTTGTGAACTCAATAATCTATTTTGCTAGTAAAAATTGTATGAATATAGATGGTCTTGGAAATAAAATAGTTGAACAACTATTTAATGAAAAAAAGATTTATGATATTTTAGATATTTATTCTTTAAAATATGAAGATTTACAAGATTTAGAAGGTTTTAAAGAGAAAAAAATAAACAATCTTCTAAATGCGATAGAAAATACAAAAGGTAGTGAACTTCATAGAGTTATAAATGCTTTAGGAATAGAACATATAGGTGAAGTTGCTTCAAAACAAATATGTTTAGAATTTAGCTTAGATGTGATAAATAAAGATTATGATTCACTAATAGCACTTGATGGTTTTGGTGAACAAATGGCAAATTCATTTATTGAATTTATGAGAGTAAATAAAAATTTAGTTGAAAAACTAATCTCTATAATAAATCCAAAAGTTGAAATAAAAAAAGAAGTAAGTGAAAATCCATTTAAAAATAAAATTGTTGTAATAACAGGAACTATGAGTAAAAGTCGTGGTGAAATAAAATCTATGCTCGAAGATTTAGGTGCTAAAGTATCTTCTAGTGTTTCAAAAAAAACTGATTATGTAATTTTTGGAGAAGATGCTGGAAGTAAATATGATAAAGCTATTGAATTAGGAGTGAAACTCTTGACTGAAGAAGAGATGAATTTACTATTAATTTAA
- the pgeF gene encoding peptidoglycan editing factor PgeF, whose amino-acid sequence MGVKYFFSDKTDGNLAYHVDDIKENVDKNRQKLALKYDYKNEDLSYMNQIHSANVVVVDENSPKYIDNCDALITKTKNLPLMVMVADCIPILMFDEIKGVIAAIHAGRNSTFLKISEITAKKMIEDFSCKTENIKVIMGPSIQKCCYEVNDELKNIVEKSFGKEFVFGNNIDLQGINKKLLENLGIKNIEISSICTKCSNKPYFSYRKEKNTGRFAGIIMLSN is encoded by the coding sequence ATGGGTGTAAAATACTTTTTTAGTGATAAAACTGATGGAAATTTAGCTTATCATGTTGATGATATAAAAGAAAATGTAGATAAAAATAGGCAAAAATTAGCTTTAAAATATGATTATAAAAATGAAGATTTATCTTATATGAATCAAATTCATAGCGCAAATGTCGTAGTTGTAGATGAAAATTCACCAAAATATATAGATAATTGTGATGCACTTATAACAAAAACAAAAAATCTTCCTTTGATGGTTATGGTTGCTGACTGTATTCCTATTTTGATGTTTGATGAAATAAAAGGAGTAATTGCAGCTATTCATGCAGGAAGAAACTCAACTTTTTTAAAAATATCAGAAATAACTGCAAAAAAAATGATAGAAGATTTTTCTTGTAAAACAGAAAATATAAAAGTAATTATGGGACCAAGTATCCAAAAATGTTGTTATGAAGTAAATGATGAACTCAAAAATATTGTTGAAAAATCTTTTGGAAAAGAGTTTGTTTTTGGAAATAATATTGATTTACAAGGAATAAATAAAAAACTTTTAGAAAATTTGGGAATAAAAAATATAGAAATTTCTTCTATTTGTACAAAATGTTCAAATAAACCATATTTTTCATATAGAAAAGAGAAAAATACAGGAAGATTTGCCGGAATTATAATGCTAAGTAATTAA
- a CDS encoding shikimate dehydrogenase, producing the protein MEKFVIFGNPVVHSKSPQMQNAGLNHINYNGVYEKHHLEDGSKIKETFLKNGYSGANITVPHKEVAFINADTVKGLAQKIKAVNTYKLVDGKIEAYNTDAPGFLKAIESFGEVKNVLLLGAGGTAKAIAIALQEKNIKVTVLNRSENNLKFFIENNIQAYTWAEFEPEIYDLVVNSTSAGLKDELLPAPKELLEPILKNASFAFDCIYGKITPFLALAKQNGCQIKDGEDMLLYQGVLAFELFTGHKSDNTVIEAMRKGLKGE; encoded by the coding sequence ATGGAAAAATTTGTAATATTTGGAAACCCAGTAGTTCACTCAAAATCACCTCAGATGCAAAATGCAGGATTAAATCACATAAACTACAATGGAGTTTATGAAAAGCATCATTTAGAAGATGGAAGTAAAATAAAAGAGACTTTTTTAAAAAATGGTTACAGTGGTGCAAATATAACTGTACCACATAAAGAAGTTGCATTTATAAATGCGGATACAGTAAAAGGTTTAGCTCAAAAAATAAAAGCAGTAAATACTTATAAATTAGTAGATGGAAAAATAGAAGCATATAATACTGATGCTCCTGGTTTTTTAAAAGCAATTGAAAGTTTTGGTGAAGTAAAAAATGTACTTTTATTAGGGGCAGGAGGAACTGCAAAAGCTATTGCAATAGCTTTACAAGAAAAAAATATCAAAGTAACTGTTTTAAATAGAAGTGAAAATAACTTGAAATTTTTTATTGAAAATAATATACAAGCTTACACTTGGGCAGAGTTTGAACCTGAAATTTATGATTTAGTAGTAAACTCTACAAGTGCAGGACTAAAAGATGAACTTCTTCCTGCTCCAAAAGAACTTCTTGAACCAATACTAAAAAATGCTTCTTTTGCTTTTGATTGTATTTATGGGAAAATCACACCATTTTTAGCTTTAGCAAAACAAAATGGTTGCCAAATAAAAGATGGTGAAGATATGCTTTTATATCAAGGTGTTTTAGCGTTCGAATTATTTACGGGTCATAAATCCGACAATACGGTAATAGAAGCTATGAGAAAAGGTTTAAAAGGAGAATAA
- the dgt gene encoding dGTPase, with amino-acid sequence MIDYKEKFILDREFYPSKDIEITVESDRGRVLSSSAFRRLQKRTQVFALELNASIRSRLTHSMEVSQNARFIARTILAELKKESLEKFGLEEFENAFISTSEMTSLLHDIGNPPFGHFAEETINKWLKMNVLPILDKFEASTNELRNLKELISKDICNYDGNAQAIRIITKLQRLNLSYFQIISVLKYTRGAFEEKPSKEENLSYLKKKPGFYFSEKDLVEKIQKSLKIEAGHRFPITYIMEAADDISYLTADLEDSVEKGILSLDEVYNIIKKECQKEKEEFLLGIIEKQYEKAKSSEEPYQFNMFFTFLRVGLVTNFVNYVSKVFVQNHEAIFEGSFNYALLEFDKQSEYYKTLKILQDISTKYIYQNAEVQTLELQAYTIINSLFEIYKPLLELDEVDFSKLLKDEKIDCFISRRLIKRISKKQIVAYKNDVEKLDKQNLQEYKILEFYFRVRLIIDYISGMTDDFALEEYKVLLAMK; translated from the coding sequence ATGATAGATTATAAAGAAAAATTTATTTTAGATAGAGAATTTTACCCTTCAAAAGATATAGAAATAACAGTTGAAAGTGATAGAGGTAGAGTTTTATCTTCATCTGCTTTTAGAAGACTTCAAAAAAGAACTCAAGTTTTTGCTTTAGAGTTAAATGCTTCTATTCGTTCACGACTTACACACTCTATGGAAGTTTCGCAAAATGCAAGGTTTATAGCTAGAACTATTTTAGCTGAATTAAAAAAAGAGAGTTTAGAAAAGTTTGGATTAGAAGAGTTTGAAAATGCTTTTATTTCAACTTCTGAAATGACTAGTTTACTTCACGATATAGGAAATCCACCTTTTGGACATTTTGCAGAAGAGACTATAAATAAATGGCTAAAAATGAATGTTTTACCTATTTTAGATAAGTTTGAAGCATCTACAAATGAATTGAGAAATTTAAAAGAACTAATTTCAAAAGATATTTGTAACTATGATGGAAATGCACAAGCAATAAGAATTATCACAAAACTTCAAAGACTAAATCTTTCATATTTTCAAATAATTTCAGTTTTAAAATATACAAGAGGAGCTTTTGAAGAAAAACCTTCAAAAGAAGAAAATCTATCATATTTGAAGAAAAAGCCAGGTTTTTATTTTAGTGAAAAAGATTTGGTTGAAAAGATACAAAAAAGTTTAAAAATAGAAGCTGGTCATAGATTTCCAATAACTTATATTATGGAAGCAGCTGATGATATTTCTTATTTAACTGCTGATTTGGAAGATAGTGTTGAAAAAGGTATTTTATCTTTAGATGAAGTTTATAACATCATAAAAAAAGAGTGCCAAAAAGAGAAAGAAGAGTTTCTTTTAGGAATAATTGAAAAACAGTATGAAAAAGCAAAAAGTAGTGAAGAACCATATCAATTTAATATGTTTTTCACTTTTTTAAGAGTTGGTTTGGTTACAAATTTTGTAAATTATGTTTCAAAAGTTTTTGTACAAAATCATGAGGCAATTTTTGAAGGAAGTTTTAATTATGCACTTTTAGAGTTTGATAAACAAAGCGAATATTATAAAACTTTGAAGATTTTACAAGATATTTCTACAAAATATATCTATCAAAATGCAGAAGTTCAAACTTTGGAACTTCAAGCTTATACGATAATAAACTCTTTATTTGAAATATATAAACCACTTTTAGAACTCGATGAAGTTGATTTCTCAAAACTTTTAAAAGATGAAAAAATAGATTGTTTTATCTCAAGAAGATTGATAAAAAGAATCTCAAAAAAACAAATAGTTGCTTATAAAAATGATGTTGAAAAATTAGATAAACAAAATCTACAAGAGTATAAAATCTTAGAATTTTACTTTAGAGTAAGACTAATAATAGACTATATAAGCGGTATGACAGATGATTTTGCACTTGAAGAGTATAAGGTTTTATTGGCGATGAAATAA
- a CDS encoding UPF0323 family lipoprotein produces the protein MKKKNHIKKISDYAMVGGLGSLLVVGLVGCGDNSSNNQQQNQNNSTFTNASQQQGAFVVVEQSADGQYKIADEFPASKTTIVLRTPDGNERILSQEEIDKLVKEEEAKIDAGTSPLTNSEMSSGGMGLGGVLLSSIAGAMIGSWLGNKLFNNQNFQNQKAAQYKSPQTYSKSQSSFNKPAATTNSSTGAKKTGFFGGNTSSSTTNSSSFGS, from the coding sequence TTGAAGAAAAAAAATCATATTAAAAAAATATCAGACTATGCGATGGTTGGTGGTTTAGGTTCACTTTTAGTTGTAGGTTTAGTTGGTTGTGGAGACAACTCATCAAATAATCAACAACAAAATCAAAATAACTCAACATTTACAAATGCTAGCCAACAACAAGGAGCTTTCGTAGTTGTAGAACAAAGCGCAGATGGTCAATATAAAATTGCAGATGAATTTCCAGCATCAAAAACAACAATTGTATTAAGAACTCCAGATGGAAATGAAAGAATTTTATCTCAAGAAGAAATAGATAAATTAGTTAAAGAAGAAGAAGCAAAAATTGATGCAGGAACTTCACCACTTACAAATTCTGAAATGTCAAGCGGTGGAATGGGACTTGGTGGAGTTTTATTATCTTCAATTGCAGGAGCAATGATTGGTTCTTGGCTTGGTAATAAACTATTTAATAATCAAAATTTCCAAAATCAAAAAGCAGCACAATACAAATCTCCTCAAACATATAGCAAATCTCAAAGTTCGTTTAATAAACCTGCAGCTACAACAAATTCTAGTACAGGTGCTAAAAAAACTGGTTTCTTTGGTGGAAATACATCATCTAGTACTACAAATTCATCAAGTTTTGGAAGTTAA
- a CDS encoding malic enzyme-like NAD(P)-binding protein translates to MGVKVTKDEALDYHKFPNAGKLAIQATKKMETQRDLSLAYTPGVAYPCEEIQKNPELAFEYTSKRNLVAVISNGTAVLGLGDIGALASKPVMEGKSVLFKKFAAIDSFDIEVDEKDIDKFCDIVKAISPTFGGINLEDIKAPECFEIEKKLVEELNIPIMHDDQHGTAIITSAALMNASEMIGIKIEDMKIVVVGAGAAAIACSTMYKELGVKNLIMCDSKGVIHKGRTDLNKYKKEFITQTDITTMEEAFKDANMVLGLSKPGTFSQEHIKLMSEEPIVFTLANPTPELFPEEVFEVKPKAIVGTGRSDYSNQVNNVLGFPFIFRGALDVQARTINMQMKLCAAKAIANLAKEPITEQIKESFGNLTYGKNYIIPIPFDKRLMVEVSSAVALGAVESGVARVKDFDLEKYKEKLISMI, encoded by the coding sequence ATGGGTGTAAAAGTTACAAAAGATGAAGCTTTGGATTATCATAAATTCCCAAATGCTGGAAAACTTGCTATTCAAGCTACTAAAAAAATGGAAACTCAAAGAGATTTATCATTGGCTTATACACCAGGTGTTGCTTATCCTTGTGAAGAGATACAAAAAAATCCTGAATTAGCCTTTGAATATACATCAAAAAGAAATCTTGTAGCAGTTATTTCAAATGGAACAGCTGTTCTTGGACTTGGTGATATTGGTGCTCTTGCTTCAAAACCTGTTATGGAAGGAAAATCTGTATTATTTAAAAAATTTGCAGCTATTGACTCTTTTGATATTGAAGTTGATGAAAAAGATATTGATAAATTTTGTGATATTGTAAAAGCTATTAGTCCAACATTTGGTGGAATAAATCTTGAAGATATAAAAGCTCCTGAATGTTTTGAAATAGAAAAAAAATTAGTTGAAGAGTTAAATATTCCAATTATGCACGATGATCAACATGGTACAGCGATTATTACAAGTGCTGCGTTGATGAATGCAAGTGAAATGATTGGTATAAAAATTGAAGATATGAAAATAGTTGTTGTTGGAGCTGGTGCAGCAGCTATTGCTTGTTCAACTATGTATAAAGAACTTGGAGTAAAAAATTTAATTATGTGCGATTCAAAAGGTGTGATTCATAAAGGAAGAACTGATTTGAATAAATATAAAAAAGAGTTTATCACACAAACTGACATTACAACAATGGAAGAAGCATTTAAAGATGCAAATATGGTATTAGGTTTATCAAAACCAGGAACTTTTTCTCAAGAACATATAAAACTTATGAGTGAAGAACCAATAGTTTTTACTTTAGCAAATCCAACTCCTGAACTTTTCCCTGAAGAGGTATTTGAAGTTAAACCAAAGGCTATAGTAGGAACTGGTCGTTCAGATTATTCTAATCAGGTAAATAATGTTTTAGGCTTTCCTTTTATTTTTCGAGGAGCACTTGATGTTCAAGCAAGAACAATAAATATGCAAATGAAACTTTGTGCTGCTAAAGCAATAGCAAATTTGGCAAAAGAGCCAATAACTGAACAAATAAAAGAATCTTTTGGAAATTTAACTTATGGTAAAAACTATATTATTCCTATTCCATTTGATAAAAGATTGATGGTTGAAGTTTCATCGGCTGTTGCTTTGGGTGCTGTTGAATCAGGAGTTGCTAGAGTAAAAGATTTTGATTTAGAAAAGTATAAAGAAAAACTTATTTCTATGATATAA
- a CDS encoding class I SAM-dependent methyltransferase yields the protein MSRFDERAKDWDKKQTTLDKSDACINHLKEKIDFSNIKNILDYGCGTGLIAFNLVEENNEVLGLDNSTGMIEEFNKKVKEKNLSNIKAKKHNILEENLPKNSFDLIVISMSLHHIEDIDMFLKKSFEALKNGGYICINDLDKEDGSFHVKHNNEGVYHFGFSEDELLETAKKIGFSDFSFDIVYIYKRENGNFPIFNFIAKKA from the coding sequence TTGAGTAGATTTGATGAAAGAGCAAAAGATTGGGATAAAAAGCAAACAACTCTTGATAAAAGTGATGCTTGTATAAATCACTTAAAAGAAAAAATTGATTTTTCAAATATAAAAAATATTTTAGATTATGGTTGTGGAACAGGACTTATAGCTTTTAATTTAGTAGAAGAAAACAATGAAGTTTTAGGACTTGATAACTCTACTGGAATGATAGAGGAGTTTAATAAAAAAGTAAAAGAAAAAAATTTATCAAACATAAAAGCAAAAAAACACAATATTTTAGAAGAAAATTTACCAAAAAATAGTTTTGATTTGATAGTGATTTCTATGTCACTTCATCATATTGAAGATATTGATATGTTTTTAAAAAAAAGCTTTGAAGCTTTAAAAAATGGCGGATATATTTGTATAAATGATTTGGATAAAGAAGATGGCTCATTTCATGTAAAGCATAATAATGAAGGAGTTTATCACTTTGGATTTAGTGAAGATGAATTGTTGGAAACTGCTAAAAAGATTGGTTTTAGTGACTTTTCTTTTGATATAGTTTATATTTATAAAAGAGAAAATGGAAATTTTCCAATCTTTAATTTCATAGCAAAAAAGGCTTAA
- a CDS encoding glutathionylspermidine synthase family protein: MKLEKLKPLTDEYLESIGFIWHTDKDNSSYISDEIVVINEDEANAFYEATNELYDMFVEAGQYVIDNDLFHELNIPFNLVEIIKESWENEVHWHLYSRFDLAGGIDGHPIKLIEFNADTPTSLFETAIIQWAILKANGLDEASQFNNLYEALKDNFKRIITLNSDIEKFEEYYSNLGWKILFSSISSSIEDINTTKLLQHIASEAGFNTDFEYIENVQFSDDGIFKDDELFEFWFKLIPWEDIAIQESELALILTEIIKEKKAIIFNPAYTLMFQSKAFMKVLWDLYPNHPLLLETSFEPLKGKKQVEKRAFGREGANTKIINADGSIDTQTSGDYEGHKAIYQEYVEFPKDEKGDCYQAGVFYAYEACGLGFRKGGKILNNMSKFVGHIIK, from the coding sequence ATGAAATTAGAAAAATTAAAACCGTTAACAGACGAATATTTAGAATCAATTGGCTTTATTTGGCACACAGATAAAGATAATAGTTCATATATAAGTGATGAAATAGTCGTAATAAATGAAGATGAAGCTAATGCTTTTTATGAAGCAACAAATGAACTTTACGATATGTTCGTAGAAGCTGGTCAATATGTAATCGATAATGATTTATTTCATGAATTAAATATTCCTTTTAATTTAGTAGAGATTATAAAAGAGTCTTGGGAAAATGAAGTTCATTGGCATTTATATTCAAGATTTGATTTAGCTGGTGGAATAGATGGTCATCCAATAAAATTGATAGAATTTAACGCAGATACACCAACTTCACTTTTTGAAACTGCAATTATTCAATGGGCAATTTTAAAAGCAAATGGCTTAGATGAAGCTAGTCAATTTAACAATTTATATGAAGCTTTAAAAGATAATTTCAAAAGAATTATTACACTAAATAGCGATATTGAAAAATTTGAAGAGTATTATTCAAATCTTGGTTGGAAAATTTTATTTTCATCAATATCGAGCTCAATTGAAGATATAAATACTACAAAACTTCTACAACATATTGCTAGTGAAGCTGGATTTAATACAGATTTTGAATATATTGAAAATGTACAATTTAGTGATGATGGTATTTTCAAAGATGATGAACTTTTTGAATTTTGGTTTAAACTTATTCCTTGGGAAGATATTGCAATACAAGAAAGTGAATTAGCTTTAATTTTAACAGAAATTATAAAAGAGAAAAAAGCAATTATTTTCAATCCAGCATATACTCTTATGTTCCAATCAAAAGCATTTATGAAAGTTTTATGGGATTTATATCCAAATCACCCTTTACTTTTAGAGACATCTTTTGAACCTTTAAAAGGTAAAAAACAAGTAGAAAAAAGAGCTTTTGGAAGAGAAGGAGCAAATACAAAAATCATAAATGCTGATGGTTCTATTGATACACAAACTTCAGGAGATTATGAAGGACATAAAGCTATTTATCAAGAGTATGTAGAGTTTCCAAAAGATGAAAAAGGTGATTGCTATCAAGCCGGAGTATTCTATGCTTATGAAGCTTGTGGTTTGGGATTTAGAAAAGGTGGAAAAATCTTAAACAATATGTCAAAGTTTGTAGGGCACATCATCAAATAA
- a CDS encoding tRNA (cytidine(34)-2'-O)-methyltransferase has product MFNIVLLEPRIPGNVGTIGRLCFALNCKLHLIKPYGFGEITEKEVRRAGLDYWYDLEVFEYENIEDFWAKNPFNDRHFLATTKTKQVYFDVKFNVGDYFYFGREDAGLPESLLSLSPKTCITIPMTNDARSLNIANSVSIVAYEALRQNFTSFK; this is encoded by the coding sequence ATGTTTAATATAGTTTTATTAGAGCCACGAATTCCAGGAAATGTAGGAACAATAGGAAGATTATGTTTTGCATTAAATTGTAAACTTCATCTTATAAAACCTTATGGTTTTGGTGAAATTACAGAAAAAGAAGTTCGTCGTGCTGGACTTGATTATTGGTATGATTTAGAAGTTTTTGAATATGAAAATATTGAAGATTTTTGGGCAAAAAATCCATTTAATGATAGACATTTTTTAGCAACTACTAAAACAAAACAAGTATATTTTGATGTTAAGTTTAATGTAGGTGATTATTTTTATTTTGGAAGAGAAGATGCAGGACTTCCAGAAAGTTTACTATCATTAAGCCCTAAGACTTGTATAACAATTCCTATGACAAATGATGCAAGAAGCTTAAATATCGCTAATTCAGTTTCAATAGTCGCTTATGAAGCTTTGAGACAAAATTTTACAAGTTTTAAATAA
- the purU gene encoding formyltetrahydrofolate deformylase has translation MEEYILLIDTEDAKGLVYNISKVLFANNLNIEQNAEYVDPDSKKFFMRSIISGKVSKNILLKELTEVLPSGASIKLNKKEKKDVVILATKESHVLGDLLIRYIAGELNANIKAVIANHEYLKELVEKFNIPFTCISAEGLSREEHEDKMIAKINEYEPELIVLAKYMRILTPKFVENFPKKVLNIHHSFLPAFIGANPYKQAHERGVKIIGATAHYVTNDLDEGPIIFQDVVRVDHSYSWEDMRNAGRNVEKIVLSNAFELLLNDRVFVHGNKTVIL, from the coding sequence ATGGAAGAATATATACTTTTAATTGATACAGAAGATGCAAAAGGTTTGGTTTATAACATTTCAAAAGTTCTTTTTGCAAATAACTTAAATATAGAACAAAATGCTGAATATGTTGATCCAGATAGCAAAAAATTTTTTATGAGAAGTATAATTTCTGGAAAAGTATCAAAAAATATTTTATTAAAAGAACTTACTGAAGTTTTACCTTCAGGTGCATCAATCAAACTAAACAAAAAAGAGAAAAAAGATGTTGTAATACTTGCAACTAAAGAGTCTCATGTTTTAGGTGATTTACTTATTCGATACATTGCTGGTGAATTAAATGCAAATATAAAAGCTGTTATTGCAAATCATGAATATTTAAAAGAGTTAGTTGAAAAGTTCAATATTCCTTTTACATGTATTAGTGCTGAAGGTCTTAGCAGAGAAGAACATGAAGATAAAATGATTGCAAAAATCAACGAATATGAACCAGAATTAATTGTTCTTGCAAAATATATGAGAATCTTAACTCCAAAATTCGTAGAAAATTTCCCTAAAAAAGTATTAAATATTCATCACTCATTTTTACCAGCATTTATTGGAGCAAATCCATATAAACAAGCTCATGAAAGAGGAGTTAAAATCATAGGTGCAACTGCACATTATGTAACAAATGATTTAGATGAAGGTCCGATTATTTTTCAAGATGTTGTAAGAGTTGATCATAGTTATTCTTGGGAAGATATGAGAAATGCAGGAAGAAATGTAGAAAAAATCGTTTTATCAAATGCTTTTGAATTACTTTTAAATGATAGAGTTTTTGTTCATGGAAATAAAACGGTGATTTTATAA